The Phaeodactylum tricornutum CCAP 1055/1 chromosome 6, whole genome shotgun sequence region agagagagaggtGCAAAGTCGAGTGACAGTGATTAGGAACGGTGTCGGACtaacgacgaaaaagagatCTTGCGCGAACGTGTATCGCGTGAAATAGAAATGCTTCCTACAACAGGTTGGGATGTGATTCGTTTCGGGTCTCGCTCGGTTGAGAACGTGGACGTTTGTTTCTCTATGGAAAACAAGCCGTCGTTTTACGGGTTCACTTATAGTGTTGCTAGTAgtagtgttgttgttggtgcggGTGTGTTTCTTGGTTCCGGGGCGGGGGACGGCCTTGCTTGCCGTTGCGCTCGTCGACAGCCACATTCCGTCCCCGTGGTGCTAGGGCAATGGACGTACCACCCATCCTAAATACTGACGAGGCAGGCGTGCCCGACCTTCCTTCGTACACAAACATACTTACACGAAATTACGCTCGGAGTGGCCAACTATGGTGACGAATCCCGGAACACCAAATTAGGCGCCCCGTAAAACGACTCACCCTCACATGGACAGATTCACGACATAACCCTATTCCTCGACCAGTAGGGGTCCGTCCATCCAgatactaacagtaagtagtGGTAGTACTATACATCGGAAACACGCGCCTACCTATCTATACTACCTCTGCCAAACGAACTACGGTAGATCGGACCACTATTTTGATACTGCTGATGTTATCAACTCACACGTCAGTCGCCAATTTGAAGGTTTATATAGAACAAGGGACCAAAAGATATGTAGGAGTGTATGTGAATGTACACCGTTTGCTCCCTAAACCAATTATCGAGGGGACGCCCAAAACACCGTCTAGACGATCGTGGACTCATCCGCTAGATGAGGCAAGCTCAGTTGGCTCGTGGCTCCGGAGGTAGAGTGCAGTTGCATATTCCACATATCAGAATATACTCCATTCTGGAGAAGAAGCTGATCGTGTGTTCCCTGCTCGTACACCTTGCCTTCTTTCAACACGATAATGTTGTCGGCGTTGCGAATCGTACCGAGTCGATGGGCAATGACGAGCACGGTGCGCTCGGCACCCAACCGATCTAAAGCTTCCTGAACCGAACTCTCGGTCAATGTATCCAGCGCGCTGGTtgcttcgtccaacaatACAAACGGTGGATCTTTCAATAAACACCGGGCAATGGCGGCGCGCTGCTTCTCTCCACCGGACAGCTTTAGACCGCGGTCTCCTACCATTGTATCCCATCCATCATCCAAGGACTCGACAAAGCCCAAAAGCTGGGCGTCTCGCGCCGCCTGCTCTAAGTCTTCCTGGGTGGCATCGCGGCGTCCGTACCGCAAATTCGTCCGGATTGTATCGTTGAACATGCTCGCCGCCTGGGGTACTACTCCCATGGCGCCCCGCAAAGACTTTTGCGTCACCGATCGGACGTCCACTCCATTGACCTTGACCGCGCCACCCAGGACATCGTAAAAGCGAAACAAAAGTCGACTGACAGTGGTctggaagaaagcaaaggGAGAAGTGTTAGGACGCTTCTCTCGTCCGCAGCGGGTTGATAATGAAATCCAAGGCAGCACCGTTACCTTTCCGGCGCCTGTAGGACCAACAATGGCCGTCGTCGTGCCGCGTTTCATTTTGAAAGACATGCCTTGCAAACCTTTGGTACTAGGCTGAGTTGGATAGTGGAAGTATACGTTGTCAAATTCGACGGCCACGTCCGGATCAATCACGTTCCGATCGGGAATCGTCATGGCATCCGGAGCATCCGTCACGTCGGGATTTTCCGCCAACAATTCCGAGAGATTGGTCAAATCAATGACCGCCATTACAACAGCATTGTAGATGGAACCCAAAAAGTTGAGTGGAGCAAAAAGGTTGAGCGTATACGTGAGGACGGCCACAAAATCCCCCACTTGCATGCCTGGGCAAACCGCTGTACTGACATCCTGGCAGCACTGAGATACGCCGGAATCACAGCCTACCACGGCTACACAGCAGTCTACACGCTTTTTGATGCCTAGGGCCGCTAGCGACAACGCTGCCGCTAAGCAAGCTTTaagcaaaagctgttgcGAAATGTTCAAAAAGGAAAGACTCGACTGTACGTGTACCGATCCAGCTTGGTACCGACTGACGGCTTCTTTAAAACGTCTTTGCTCGTAGGCTTCCGCGGTAAAGTATTTGACCGTCTCAAAGTTGATCATGCTATCCGTAAACCGGTCGTGATATTCATTGTCGGACTGGACCAAGGCTTTGCGAAACTTCTTACGCCACAAAGTGACCAAGATGGTCCATACAATGTAGGCGAATACGAAATAGAACACGGTTATGGCCAGGGGCAGGTACTGATAGAGAGAGTGTAGGACAGTCAAGAAAAGCAAACGAGGTCGTGAGCGAGAGCTCCTAGTAAAAAGCCACAAACGCATCCCAATTCGTACCTGAAAATAGGTGGCAAAAATAATGCACACGACGATACACTCGATGAGTGCGGGTATGAGCCACAGGAAAAGATACTTCATTAATGTGTCGCAGGCCGCAATGCCACGATCCATACTCCGCAAGACTTCGCCCATTTTCTTGCTCAAATGCCAATCCAACGAGAGTGAATGCAAGTGACCAAAGGCGGTTTCGGAAAGCTGTACAAACGCCGCCTGAGCTACCTTTAAATAAACCAGCGATTGTCCCTCTTTCAGAGTGCTACCGACGAATGTGAGTGCGGCGTATCCGACCGAATACTGAATGGCTTGTGCGTACTGCTGGTGTGCCAGTGCTGTCGACGCCCAGCCCAAGAATAATGGTGACACTAGACCGCAGGCCTTGGAACCAAACACACAGATCCAAGTGGCAATGGCCCGTATTCGATTCCAAAAGGCTGTTTGATCGGAAGGGCCCGTCGCGTCCGGCCAAAAGTACGGTTTGAGGAGAGTCAGAATAGCAGCGCGACTAAGTTGTGCCTTGGCATTTTCAATTTGTTGGTGTTTCGCCCGATTCTGGAGAGATTCCCGACGCGCCGGACTAAGcgaccaccaccaccaacgatCCAAGATCGACAGACCAACGAGAACGGTAACGGCAACGAAACATAAGTGGTCCGCAAGTACCAGTGTGGTTGCTTGGTCGGCCGCCAGAATGGCTTGTGTCGTGTAAATGATCCACAAACCGAGAGTAGAGGTAATCTGCAACCAGCGCGCCACCAAACCGTACCGTTCGCGATCCCAGTCACGACAGTACAAGAGCACTTCCAGTGAAGTAACGATTTCGGCGGCAATCAAAGACGGATTGGAATAGACGTGACTGAAGGAACCCAGGTGTACAATCCAGAAACAACCAAAGACGAGCGTCCAAGCTGTCAGCATGACGACGTGTATACGACGCTTACGATGAACATCTCGAGTAGCAGACGGAGCATCCATGGATTCTGATGCAAGCAACGGCTGTGCTTCGAAAGCCACGATAGAACCGTTCGTCCCTGTTTCGATACTGCCGTAAGTGGAAGAGTTCCTCGGTATCGTTTGCGAATTCCTCGCCTTCGACGTGATAGTATCCGGACTAGTATCGGTTGCCGAATCGACAATGAGTGGCTGTGTACCATTGTCCCGATGCTCCTTGGCAGTCTGTTTCTTTACTTGACTGCCTTTGCCGTTCGAAGAGGTGACCGCTGGTGACGACTTGGAGGCCACTTGAATGAGATCAACGGACACGCGAATGAGTTGCAGCGTAATTACGGCACAGGCGGCGGTCACCATCCAAGCGGGAGTTGTCGTTGCTGAAGCCACGGCGGTCGACATTGTTTCAGCTTTGTTGCCACACCCAAAAAAGAGCCGAAACCGTCACTCTCGGGTTCAATAATCCAGTGAGCGCAACTTTGCAACTTTGCAAATCTCgaatcactgtcaacaatAGTTCGAATCGACCGATCTATTGAAGCAGTCGTCCGGATTCACACGGAGGTACCTTTCACACGCAAAGCAAAGAATCGCTGACAGTCAAATCAAACTAACTGTTAACCAGCACACAACGCATTGACCGTAACTACATACACTACGATACAATATGAGGAGAGAACTCGCCCATTGCGATCTTTCGGTTGGGTTCGGTATCGCGCTGTTTTTGCTGTTCATCACCGTTGTGACAGCCTTGGGGGAAAGGCAGCAAATCTAGATTTCGCTGGGGTTCCAAACCATTCTCGTGTCGGTCCCGTGAAAATCaagtcaacaacaacaatatgGTCCACGGGACGAAGGAAAGACGCGCAGAGCCGCCTTCGAAACGCGAGTGTCTGGGCATCGTACGTACGTACGTGACGAAAGTGAGGAGTTCTGGCACTCGCACGGTTTGACTGCTTGTGTTGACTCACAGACAGTAATAATATTGTATTACAGTTTGTCCGCGTTTCTCGGTTGGCTACTACCAAATACCTTCAACTATATCAACTACACCATTTTGAAGAGAGACCGACTCTGGAGGCTAGACGAAGCTTACGGTTAGAAATCAGCTCCGGTCCGTCTCCTCCGACTTGATTGTTGGAATTCTCCAACGAGTGGTTGTAATCCCCACCGGGTGTCGACAGTGCGTCCCTTGTCCCTACATCCAACTCGAGCGTGTCCACCATGGATCACTTTTGCCGTACCCCACCAAGCCACGTCGTCGGAACCTCGATACTTCTACGACTACTCCTACTCCTGGCGGCGTCGTTGTTCGCCACCTGCTCCTCCGCTACCGAAACCGTGACGGAAACCTCGCAGGCAACGACTGTCGAGGACGGGACGACGGGAATCCCCAAGCTCTCCACCAATGATGCTACGACGAAAAAAGCCAAGAATCCGTTCACCAATCGTACTTGGATCGTAACGGCGACGGCTCCCGTTCCGTCTCGACCCGTCAATCCGTTTGCCGCGGATACGACGACCGAAGCTCCGTTGTCTCACTGGACGTGCTTTCGGACGGCGTCGTCACCACGCCAGCCTGTCACCGCCGCCGACAAGCTTGCCTGCTGTCAACAAATCTACCGAGTTATGCAGAAAGAACCAACCTTGTGTTGGAACGGTAAGAAGGGGTGTAACAGCAAAGACCACCGGAGTGCCTTTTTTCCAGTCTGCCAAGAACTCATTGCGGTGGTACCGAATCTTTCCCCCCACACACCCGTATCTTAT contains the following coding sequences:
- a CDS encoding predicted protein, whose protein sequence is LLKPYFWPDATGPSDQTAFWNRIRAIATWICVFGSKACGLVSPLFLGWASTALAHQQYAQAIQYSVGYAALTFVGSTLKEGQSLVYLKVAQAAFVQLSETAFGHLHSLSLDWHLSKKMGEVLRSMDRGIAACDTLMKYLFLWLIPALIECIVVCIIFATYFQYLPLAITVFYFVFAYIVWTILVTLWRKKFRKALVQSDNEYHDRFTDSMINFETVKYFTAEAYEQRRFKEAVSRYQAGSVHVQSSLSFLNISQQLLLKACLAAALSLAALGIKKRVDCLGDFVAVLTYTLNLFAPLNFLGSIYNAVVMAVIDLTNLSELLAENPDVTDAPDAMTIPDRNVIDPDVAVEFDNVYFHYPTQPSTKGLQGMSFKMKRGTTTAIVGPTGAGKTTVSRLLFRFYDVLGGAVKVNGVDVRSVTQKSLRGAMGVVPQAASMFNDTIRTNLRYGRRDATQEDLEQAARDAQLLGFVESLDDGWDTMVGDRGLKLSGGEKQRAAIARCLLKDPPFVLLDEATSALDTLTESSVQEALDRLGAERTVLVIAHRLGTIRNADNIIVLKEGKVYEQGTHDQLLLQNGVYSDMWNMQ